One window of the Anaeromyxobacter dehalogenans 2CP-C genome contains the following:
- a CDS encoding nucleotidyltransferase family protein: MALLDALRALTSFSPPAVLPDCEPGLLGDVLVAHGLAPLASFQLEHTRLGASAPEALRERLLAQYQGVANDNVLKMVTLRGVLRPAEGVPVVLLDAAAYIDWLYPHLAFRPVGDLRVALAAEDAQRFADAIRGGMQLERTEHGGRTAIFGDGRLTVAAQEGLFSGAAADPLLFQRSVPYLAFGPSAARPSAEDALLSTVGEQALLGLRAPLITYVDVRELLRLSLDREYVLARARALGLARALHGVSRLAALFFPDVAEAAEAVRPELGVAERVAVDRVVEAASDPARLRQLRGEEAAARLVVAP; encoded by the coding sequence GTGGCCCTCCTCGACGCCCTGCGCGCGCTCACCTCCTTCTCCCCGCCGGCGGTCCTGCCCGACTGCGAGCCCGGCCTGCTCGGCGACGTGCTCGTGGCGCACGGGCTCGCGCCGCTCGCCTCCTTCCAGCTCGAGCACACGCGGCTCGGCGCCTCGGCGCCGGAGGCGCTGCGCGAGCGGCTGCTGGCGCAGTACCAGGGCGTCGCGAACGACAACGTCCTCAAGATGGTGACGCTGCGAGGCGTGCTCCGGCCGGCCGAGGGCGTGCCGGTGGTGCTGCTCGACGCCGCCGCCTACATCGACTGGCTCTACCCGCACCTCGCGTTCCGGCCGGTGGGCGACCTGCGCGTCGCGCTCGCCGCCGAGGACGCGCAGCGCTTCGCGGACGCGATCCGCGGCGGCATGCAGCTCGAGCGCACCGAGCACGGCGGCCGCACCGCGATCTTCGGCGACGGCCGGCTCACCGTGGCGGCGCAGGAGGGGCTGTTCTCCGGCGCGGCGGCCGATCCGCTGCTGTTCCAGCGCAGCGTGCCGTACCTGGCGTTCGGCCCGTCGGCCGCCCGCCCGTCCGCGGAGGACGCGCTCCTCTCCACGGTCGGCGAGCAGGCGCTCCTCGGCCTGCGCGCGCCGCTCATCACGTACGTGGACGTGCGCGAGCTGCTCCGGCTGTCGCTCGACCGCGAGTACGTGCTGGCCCGGGCCCGCGCGCTCGGGCTCGCGCGCGCGCTCCACGGCGTCAGCCGGCTCGCGGCGCTGTTCTTCCCGGACGTCGCCGAGGCCGCCGAGGCGGTGCGCCCGGAGCTCGGGGTCGCCGAGCGGGTCGCGGTGGACCGGGTGGTGGAGGCCGCCAGCGACCCCGCCCGCCTGCGCCAGCTCCGCGGCGAGGAGGCCGCGGCGCGCCTCGTGGTCGCGCCGTGA
- the wecB gene encoding non-hydrolyzing UDP-N-acetylglucosamine 2-epimerase — MSAGPPARILVVFGTRPEAIKLAPVIAALRARPRAEVRVCLTGQHREMVDAVLSFFGVTVDEDLAIMQPGQSLNGVASRALAGVDRVLGAFAPDWTVVQGDTTTAFAAALAAFHRRVKVAHVEAGLRSHDRFKPYPEEVNRVMTAAVTDLHFCPTAQARENLLAEGHAPGAIQVVGNTVVDALHLAVAKLDDPAVEREVARGHEWLDPEKPLVLVTGHRRESFGAPFRDLCLAIRELARRNAVQVVYPVHLNPNVRGPVFDLLGGAPGVRLVDPVAYPTLVWLARRSRFILTDSGGIQEEAAALGRPVLVMRVVTERRESVDAGVSRLVGTDRGAILEWSERLLNDEAAYRAMARTVDVYGDGRSSQRIADALAGPITA; from the coding sequence ATGAGCGCCGGCCCGCCTGCTCGCATCCTCGTCGTCTTCGGGACCCGCCCCGAGGCCATCAAGCTCGCGCCGGTGATCGCGGCGCTGCGCGCCCGGCCCCGCGCCGAGGTGCGCGTGTGCCTCACCGGCCAGCACCGCGAGATGGTGGACGCGGTGCTGTCCTTCTTCGGCGTGACGGTGGACGAGGACCTCGCCATCATGCAGCCGGGGCAGAGCTTGAACGGCGTCGCCTCGCGCGCGCTCGCGGGTGTGGACCGGGTGCTGGGGGCGTTCGCGCCGGACTGGACCGTGGTGCAGGGCGACACCACCACCGCGTTCGCCGCGGCGCTCGCCGCGTTCCACCGGCGCGTCAAGGTCGCGCACGTCGAGGCGGGCCTCCGCAGCCACGACCGCTTCAAGCCCTACCCCGAGGAGGTGAACCGCGTGATGACCGCCGCGGTCACCGACCTGCACTTCTGCCCCACCGCGCAGGCCCGCGAGAACCTGCTCGCCGAGGGCCACGCGCCGGGCGCGATCCAGGTGGTGGGCAACACGGTGGTGGACGCGCTGCACCTCGCGGTCGCGAAGCTCGACGACCCCGCGGTCGAGCGGGAGGTGGCGCGCGGCCACGAGTGGCTCGATCCGGAGAAGCCGCTCGTGCTCGTCACCGGCCACCGCCGCGAGAGCTTCGGCGCGCCGTTCCGCGACCTCTGCCTCGCCATCCGCGAGCTGGCCCGGCGGAACGCGGTGCAGGTGGTCTACCCGGTGCACCTCAACCCGAACGTGCGCGGGCCGGTGTTCGACCTGCTGGGCGGCGCGCCCGGCGTGCGGCTCGTGGACCCGGTCGCCTATCCGACGCTGGTGTGGCTGGCCCGGCGGAGCCGCTTCATCCTCACCGACTCCGGCGGCATCCAGGAGGAGGCGGCCGCGCTGGGCCGGCCGGTGCTGGTGATGCGCGTGGTGACCGAGCGGCGCGAGAGCGTGGACGCCGGCGTGTCGCGCCTGGTCGGGACCGACCGCGGCGCGATCCTGGAGTGGTCGGAGCGGCTGCTGAACGACGAGGCCGCCTACCGGGCCATGGCGCGCACGGTGGACGTCTACGGCGACGGGCGCTCCAGCCAGCGCATCGCGGACGCGCTGGCCGGGCCGATCACGGCGTGA
- a CDS encoding LON peptidase substrate-binding domain-containing protein, with protein MCAERIAPPSPRAALEKACAALKVFPLHGVVVLPGTPTPFHIFEPRYRALVGDALRGDRILAVPGLTTMEAAQQLHPPLFPVAGACIIEQEDRYDDGRYDLVVRGVARVRLIQELANEKPYREFRAEILDDVWPDEGPEALEQDVASLRQLVLELSTRLPPESGAPALAEAVAQMRDASAIADLVAAAAVSEPHARQRVLETLEVERRLELVVEEVAGVVLMLSKGQGPEN; from the coding sequence ATGTGCGCGGAGCGGATCGCTCCGCCGTCACCGAGGGCGGCGCTCGAGAAGGCGTGCGCCGCCCTCAAGGTGTTTCCCCTGCACGGCGTGGTCGTCCTCCCGGGGACGCCCACGCCGTTTCACATCTTCGAGCCGCGCTACCGCGCGCTCGTCGGGGACGCGCTGCGCGGCGACCGCATCCTGGCGGTCCCCGGCCTCACCACCATGGAGGCGGCGCAGCAGCTCCACCCGCCGCTGTTCCCGGTGGCGGGCGCCTGCATCATCGAGCAGGAGGACCGCTACGACGACGGGCGCTACGACCTGGTGGTGCGCGGCGTGGCGCGCGTGCGGCTGATCCAGGAGCTCGCGAACGAGAAGCCCTACCGCGAGTTCCGCGCCGAGATCCTCGACGACGTCTGGCCGGACGAGGGCCCCGAGGCGCTCGAGCAGGACGTGGCGTCGCTCCGGCAGCTCGTGCTCGAGCTGTCCACCCGCCTCCCGCCCGAGTCCGGCGCCCCCGCGCTGGCCGAGGCGGTGGCGCAGATGCGCGACGCCTCCGCCATCGCCGACCTGGTTGCCGCCGCGGCGGTGTCCGAGCCGCACGCCCGCCAGCGGGTGCTGGAGACGCTCGAGGTCGAGCGCCGCCTGGAGCTCGTGGTCGAGGAGGTCGCGGGCGTGGTGCTGATGCTGTCGAAGGGGCAGGGCCCGGAGAACTAG
- a CDS encoding glycosyltransferase family 2 protein, protein MSDPKVSVLVPCFRSERFLATALDSVRAQTLASWECVVVDNASPDGTFALAERYAAQDPRIRAHRNAENLGPVRNWRRCAELAGETQYAALLFSDDWYEPAFLERAVALLDADPGVGIVYSAVRLAPAPDAPKAVGPARVMYALDGPAVRPAADYLEIAYDARGRQVPRSPCCAVARRADLARWLSLALPGEERLGYLRHGAGPDQAVYLQAALEYPRLGHLAEPLVCFSAHGGNLTWRPDVELGYASVLAHFYEAHAARMPFGRARVPAKLASRLIELGAVDEGRRLRNRLGPLGWVMYAKEARNRRRRARRRLTP, encoded by the coding sequence TTGTCCGATCCCAAGGTCTCCGTCCTCGTCCCCTGCTTCCGCTCCGAGCGCTTCCTCGCGACGGCGCTCGACTCGGTGCGCGCGCAGACGCTCGCGTCGTGGGAGTGCGTGGTGGTGGACAACGCCAGCCCCGACGGCACGTTCGCGCTCGCCGAGCGCTACGCCGCCCAGGACCCGCGCATCCGCGCCCACCGCAACGCCGAGAACCTCGGGCCGGTCCGCAACTGGCGGCGCTGCGCCGAGCTGGCGGGCGAGACGCAGTACGCGGCGCTGCTGTTCTCCGACGACTGGTACGAGCCGGCGTTCCTGGAGCGCGCGGTGGCGCTGCTCGACGCGGACCCGGGCGTCGGGATCGTGTACTCCGCCGTGCGCCTCGCCCCGGCGCCCGACGCGCCGAAGGCGGTCGGGCCGGCGCGCGTGATGTACGCGCTGGACGGGCCGGCGGTCCGGCCGGCGGCCGACTACCTCGAGATCGCCTACGACGCCCGCGGCCGGCAGGTGCCGCGCTCGCCCTGCTGCGCGGTGGCGCGGCGCGCGGACCTCGCGCGCTGGCTGTCGCTGGCGCTCCCCGGCGAGGAGCGGCTCGGGTACCTGCGCCACGGCGCCGGGCCGGACCAGGCCGTCTACCTCCAGGCGGCGCTCGAGTACCCGCGCCTCGGCCACCTCGCGGAGCCGCTCGTGTGCTTCTCGGCGCACGGCGGCAACCTCACCTGGCGGCCGGACGTCGAGCTCGGCTACGCGTCGGTGCTGGCGCACTTCTACGAGGCGCACGCCGCGCGGATGCCGTTCGGCCGCGCCCGCGTGCCCGCCAAGCTCGCCTCGCGGCTCATCGAGCTCGGCGCGGTGGACGAGGGCCGGCGGCTGCGCAACCGGCTCGGGCCGCTCGGCTGGGTGATGTACGCGAAGGAGGCGCGCAACCGCCGCCGCCGCGCCCGGCGCCGGCTCACGCCGTGA
- a CDS encoding NAD-dependent epimerase/dehydratase family protein yields the protein MRVALTGATGFLGRAVAAALVARGHEVRVHVRPGREAALGPAPRLELVPGALGDAAAAGALVAGADALVHLAALGVQSRDRDWARMVEANVAAPLALLDAAAGAGVGRVVAAGTCLEYRGHGRLPGAPAAGAPTCAEDAPLESADGYGATKAAGGVVLRARARARGVPLRWLRLASMYGPGDDPGKLVPGALRAARAGAPYEMTAGEQVREWLHRADAVDAVVRAVEHGWGGAEVADTVSVVNVGTGEGVRLLDLVREVYRAAGADPALVLAGARPYREGEVHRLVMDVSRAAAALGGWAPRVALADGLAALAAAEETG from the coding sequence GTGCGCGTCGCGCTGACCGGCGCCACCGGCTTCCTCGGCCGCGCGGTCGCGGCCGCGCTCGTCGCGCGCGGCCACGAGGTGCGGGTGCACGTCCGGCCCGGGCGCGAGGCCGCGCTCGGCCCTGCCCCGCGGCTCGAGCTCGTGCCCGGCGCGCTCGGCGACGCCGCGGCCGCCGGCGCGCTCGTCGCGGGGGCGGACGCGCTCGTGCACCTCGCCGCCCTGGGCGTGCAGAGCCGCGACCGCGACTGGGCGCGGATGGTCGAGGCGAACGTGGCCGCGCCGCTCGCGCTCCTCGACGCGGCCGCCGGCGCCGGCGTGGGCCGGGTGGTGGCGGCCGGCACCTGCCTCGAGTATCGCGGCCACGGGCGGCTGCCCGGGGCGCCGGCCGCGGGCGCGCCCACCTGCGCGGAGGACGCGCCGCTCGAGAGCGCCGACGGCTACGGCGCCACCAAGGCGGCGGGCGGCGTGGTGCTGCGGGCGCGAGCCCGGGCGCGCGGCGTGCCGCTGCGCTGGCTCCGCCTCGCCTCGATGTACGGCCCCGGCGACGATCCCGGGAAGCTCGTGCCCGGCGCGCTCCGCGCCGCGCGCGCCGGCGCGCCCTACGAGATGACCGCGGGCGAGCAGGTGCGCGAGTGGCTGCACCGCGCCGACGCGGTGGACGCGGTGGTGCGCGCGGTGGAGCACGGCTGGGGCGGCGCGGAGGTCGCGGACACCGTGAGCGTCGTGAACGTCGGCACCGGCGAGGGCGTGCGGCTCCTCGACCTCGTCCGCGAGGTCTACCGCGCCGCCGGCGCGGACCCGGCGCTCGTGCTCGCCGGCGCGCGGCCCTACCGCGAGGGCGAGGTGCACCGGCTGGTGATGGACGTGTCGCGCGCGGCGGCGGCGCTGGGCGGCTGGGCGCCGCGCGTCGCGCTCGCGGACGGGCTGGCGGCGCTCGCCGCCGCGGAGGAGACGGGATGA
- a CDS encoding sodium-translocating pyrophosphatase — translation MNLSSILTSLSLGASGHGEANLILPRLDGAERFLGMSGQTLLLAGIVVCVLGLAFGLVIASQLKALPVHKSMREISELIYETAKTYLVTQGKFIAILWAFIAVIIVAYFGFLTTGPDGGRGMGAARVALILVMSLIGILGSAGVAWFGIRVNTYANSRSAFAALGGKPFPTYAIPLKAGMSIGTMLISVELLIMLAILIFIPSDLAGPCFIGFAIGESLGASALRIAGGIFTKIADIGSDLMKIVFKIKEDDARNPGVIADCTGDNAGDSVGPSADGFETYGVTGVALITFILLAVTDPSHQVQLLIWIFAMRIMMIVASVVSYWINEAVAKAKYGDAAHMNFEAPLTSLVWLTSAVSVVATFVVSRLLIAELGDGTLWWKLSAIITCGTLAGAIIPEVIKVFTSTSSGHVREVVTASKEGGASLNVLSGLTAGNFSAFWMGLVIIALMGAGYFISTLGGLDVVNGGIMMAPAVFAFGLIAFGFLGMGPVTIAVDSYGPVTDNAQSVYELSLIENVPNVKAEVKKDFGFDLDFEKAKGYLEENDGAGNTFKATAKPVLIGTAVVGATTMIFSIIVVLTQGLKPELISKLSILNPLFLLGLIMGGAVIYWFSGASTQAVSTGAYRAVEFIKQNIRLEGVEKASVEDSKKVVEICTQYAQKGMFNIFLVVFFATLAFAFADEFFFIGYLVSIAIFGLFQAIFMANAGGAWDNAKKVVEVELKAKGTPLHDATVVGDTVGDPFKDTSSVAMNPIIKFTTLFGLLAVELAIQMETSARVGLAAVFLAVALVFVWRSFYRMRIETNVKSTETAGAASPAH, via the coding sequence ATGAACCTTTCCAGCATCCTCACCTCCCTCTCGCTCGGCGCGAGCGGCCACGGTGAGGCGAACCTCATCCTGCCGCGCCTCGACGGCGCGGAGCGCTTCCTCGGGATGTCCGGCCAGACGCTGCTGCTCGCCGGCATCGTGGTCTGCGTCCTGGGCCTCGCGTTCGGCCTGGTGATCGCGAGCCAGCTGAAGGCCCTCCCGGTCCACAAGTCGATGCGGGAGATCTCCGAGCTCATCTACGAGACCGCGAAGACCTACCTGGTCACGCAGGGCAAGTTCATCGCGATCCTGTGGGCGTTCATCGCGGTGATCATCGTCGCGTACTTCGGCTTCCTCACCACCGGGCCGGACGGCGGCCGCGGGATGGGCGCGGCCCGGGTGGCGCTCATCCTGGTGATGAGCCTCATCGGCATCCTCGGCTCGGCGGGCGTGGCCTGGTTCGGCATCCGCGTGAACACCTACGCGAACAGCCGCTCCGCCTTCGCCGCCCTCGGCGGCAAGCCGTTCCCCACCTACGCCATCCCGCTCAAGGCGGGCATGTCGATCGGCACGATGCTCATCAGCGTCGAGCTGCTCATCATGCTGGCGATCCTGATCTTCATCCCCTCGGACCTCGCCGGCCCGTGCTTCATCGGCTTCGCGATCGGCGAGTCGCTGGGCGCCTCGGCGCTCCGCATCGCCGGCGGCATCTTCACCAAGATCGCCGACATCGGCTCCGACCTGATGAAGATCGTCTTCAAGATCAAGGAGGACGACGCCCGCAACCCCGGCGTGATCGCCGACTGCACCGGCGACAACGCGGGTGACTCGGTGGGCCCGTCGGCCGACGGCTTCGAGACCTACGGCGTCACCGGCGTCGCGCTCATCACCTTCATCCTGCTCGCGGTGACCGACCCGAGCCACCAGGTCCAGCTGCTCATCTGGATCTTCGCGATGCGCATCATGATGATCGTCGCGTCGGTGGTCTCCTACTGGATCAACGAGGCCGTCGCGAAGGCCAAGTACGGCGACGCCGCGCACATGAACTTCGAGGCGCCGCTCACCTCGCTGGTGTGGCTGACCTCGGCCGTGTCGGTGGTGGCCACCTTCGTCGTCTCCCGCCTCCTCATCGCCGAGCTGGGCGACGGCACGCTCTGGTGGAAGCTCTCCGCCATCATCACCTGCGGCACGCTCGCCGGCGCGATCATCCCCGAGGTGATCAAGGTCTTCACCTCCACGAGCAGCGGCCACGTCAGGGAGGTCGTCACGGCCTCGAAGGAGGGCGGCGCCTCGCTGAACGTCCTCTCCGGCCTGACCGCGGGCAACTTCTCCGCGTTCTGGATGGGCCTCGTCATCATCGCGCTCATGGGCGCGGGCTACTTCATCTCCACGCTCGGCGGGCTCGACGTCGTCAACGGCGGCATCATGATGGCGCCGGCGGTGTTCGCCTTCGGCCTCATCGCCTTCGGCTTCCTGGGCATGGGCCCGGTCACCATCGCGGTGGACTCCTACGGCCCGGTGACCGACAACGCGCAGTCGGTCTACGAGCTCTCGCTCATCGAGAACGTGCCGAACGTGAAGGCCGAGGTGAAGAAGGACTTCGGCTTCGACCTCGACTTCGAGAAGGCCAAGGGCTACCTCGAGGAGAACGACGGCGCCGGCAACACCTTCAAGGCGACCGCCAAGCCGGTGCTCATCGGCACCGCCGTGGTGGGCGCCACCACCATGATCTTCTCGATCATCGTGGTGCTCACCCAGGGCCTGAAGCCCGAGCTCATCTCCAAGCTCTCGATCCTGAACCCGCTGTTCCTGCTCGGCCTCATCATGGGCGGCGCGGTCATCTACTGGTTCTCGGGCGCGTCCACCCAGGCCGTCTCCACCGGCGCCTACCGCGCGGTCGAGTTCATCAAGCAGAACATCCGCCTCGAGGGCGTCGAGAAGGCGAGCGTCGAGGACTCGAAGAAGGTCGTCGAGATCTGCACGCAGTACGCGCAGAAGGGCATGTTCAACATCTTCCTGGTGGTGTTCTTCGCCACCCTGGCCTTCGCGTTCGCCGACGAGTTCTTCTTCATCGGCTACCTCGTCTCGATCGCCATCTTCGGCCTGTTCCAGGCGATCTTCATGGCGAACGCCGGCGGCGCCTGGGACAACGCCAAGAAGGTGGTCGAGGTCGAGCTGAAGGCCAAGGGCACGCCGCTGCACGACGCGACCGTGGTCGGCGACACCGTCGGCGACCCGTTCAAGGACACCTCGTCGGTGGCCATGAACCCGATCATCAAGTTCACCACGCTGTTCGGCCTGCTGGCCGTCGAGCTCGCCATCCAGATGGAGACCTCGGCGCGCGTGGGCCTGGCGGCGGTGTTCCTGGCGGTCGCGCTCGTGTTCGTCTGGCGGTCCTTCTACCGGATGCGCATCGAGACGAACGTGAAGTCCACCGAGACGGCCGGCGCGGCCAGCCCGGCGCACTAG
- a CDS encoding NAD-dependent epimerase/dehydratase family protein: MKIFVTGATGYIGSAIVSALARGGHQVTGLSRSEEKDAELRRHGATPVRGGLGHVGALARELAAQDAVVHAAVDYGLGPPADAEAVEAMITAARAAGRPFSVVYTSGVWVLGDTGGVADEQASTDHPAAATAWRPAHERRVLGAAGDRVAAVVIRPGMVYGGRRGLITPWFDQATREGAATVVAPGTQRWSFVHVEDLAELYRLVVERRAQGVFHGVDGRPTPVADAAAAYSRAAGKGAVRELPLEEARKAMGPMADALAMDQQVVTARAAEVGWTVRHADLVSSAADAYREWKG, encoded by the coding sequence ATGAAGATCTTCGTCACCGGCGCGACCGGGTACATCGGCAGCGCCATCGTGTCCGCCCTGGCGCGCGGCGGGCACCAGGTCACCGGCCTCTCGCGCTCCGAGGAGAAGGACGCCGAGCTGCGGCGCCACGGCGCCACCCCGGTGCGGGGCGGCCTCGGCCACGTCGGCGCGCTCGCCCGCGAGCTCGCCGCGCAGGACGCGGTGGTGCACGCCGCGGTGGACTACGGCCTCGGGCCGCCGGCCGACGCCGAGGCGGTCGAGGCGATGATCACGGCGGCCCGCGCGGCGGGGCGGCCGTTCTCGGTGGTGTACACCTCGGGCGTGTGGGTGCTCGGGGACACCGGCGGCGTCGCCGACGAGCAGGCCTCCACCGACCACCCCGCGGCGGCGACCGCGTGGCGCCCGGCGCACGAGCGGCGGGTGCTGGGCGCGGCCGGCGACCGCGTCGCCGCCGTGGTGATCCGCCCGGGCATGGTCTACGGCGGGCGGCGCGGGCTCATCACCCCGTGGTTCGACCAGGCGACGCGCGAGGGCGCGGCGACGGTCGTCGCCCCCGGCACGCAGCGCTGGTCGTTCGTGCACGTGGAGGACCTGGCGGAGCTGTACCGGCTGGTGGTCGAGCGGCGCGCGCAGGGGGTGTTCCACGGCGTGGACGGCCGGCCGACCCCGGTCGCCGACGCGGCCGCCGCCTACAGCCGCGCCGCCGGCAAGGGCGCCGTCCGCGAGCTGCCGCTCGAGGAGGCGCGCAAGGCGATGGGGCCGATGGCGGACGCGCTCGCCATGGACCAGCAGGTGGTGACCGCCCGCGCCGCCGAGGTGGGCTGGACCGTCCGCCACGCCGACCTCGTGTCCAGCGCCGCGGACGCGTACCGTGAGTGGAAGGGGTAG
- a CDS encoding UDP-glucose dehydrogenase family protein: protein MNITVVGTGYVGLVTGTCFAESGHRVTCLDLDAAKIETLRAGGIPIYEPGLEELVRRNVKERRLSFTTSYPEAMKDADVAFIAVGTPPGENGDADLSYVLAAAREIGRHLTRYTVVVDKSTVPVGSADKVAEALREVTAQPFDVVSNPEFLKEGAAIDDFMRPDRVVVGVASERARAVMAELYAPFVRAEQPVLFMDLRSAELTKYAANAMLATRISFMNEIATLCEKLGADVDQVRRGIGSDRRIGHPFLFPGVGFGGSCFPKDVRAVMSMARHLGLDFDLLRAVERVNERQKRWLVEKAQKHFGTLAGRTFGVWGLAFKPRTDDMREAPAITVVEGLLAAGARVRAHDPVAAQVADGIFRGRGVTLVDEPYAAAEGADALLLVTEWNEFRQPDLARLKQLMAQPVLFDGRNVWDAAKVRAAGFTYYGVGRAAES, encoded by the coding sequence ATGAACATCACCGTCGTCGGCACCGGCTACGTGGGCCTCGTCACCGGCACCTGCTTCGCGGAGTCGGGCCACCGGGTCACCTGCCTCGACCTCGACGCCGCCAAGATCGAGACGCTCCGCGCCGGCGGCATCCCCATCTACGAGCCGGGGCTCGAGGAGCTGGTGCGCCGCAACGTGAAGGAGCGGCGCCTGTCCTTCACCACCTCGTACCCCGAGGCCATGAAGGACGCCGACGTGGCGTTCATCGCGGTGGGCACCCCGCCCGGCGAGAACGGCGACGCCGACCTGTCCTACGTGCTCGCCGCGGCCCGCGAGATCGGCCGCCACCTCACCCGCTACACGGTGGTGGTGGACAAGAGCACGGTGCCGGTGGGCAGCGCCGACAAGGTGGCCGAGGCGCTCCGCGAGGTGACCGCGCAGCCGTTCGACGTGGTCTCCAACCCCGAGTTCCTGAAGGAAGGCGCCGCCATCGACGACTTCATGCGGCCGGATCGCGTGGTGGTCGGCGTCGCCTCCGAGCGCGCCCGCGCGGTGATGGCCGAGCTGTACGCGCCGTTCGTCCGGGCCGAGCAGCCGGTGCTGTTCATGGACCTGCGCTCCGCCGAGCTGACGAAGTACGCGGCGAACGCGATGCTGGCGACGCGCATCTCGTTCATGAACGAGATCGCCACGCTCTGCGAGAAGCTGGGCGCCGACGTGGACCAGGTCCGCCGCGGCATCGGCTCGGACCGGCGCATCGGCCACCCGTTCCTGTTCCCCGGGGTGGGCTTCGGCGGCTCCTGCTTCCCGAAGGACGTGCGCGCGGTGATGAGCATGGCGCGCCACCTCGGCCTCGACTTCGACCTGCTCCGCGCGGTGGAGCGCGTGAACGAGCGGCAGAAGCGCTGGCTGGTGGAGAAGGCGCAGAAGCACTTCGGCACGCTGGCCGGCCGCACCTTCGGCGTGTGGGGGCTCGCGTTCAAGCCGCGCACCGACGACATGCGCGAGGCGCCGGCCATCACCGTGGTGGAGGGCCTGCTCGCCGCCGGCGCCCGGGTGCGCGCGCACGACCCGGTGGCCGCGCAGGTGGCGGACGGGATCTTCCGCGGGCGCGGGGTGACGCTGGTGGACGAGCCGTACGCCGCCGCCGAGGGCGCCGACGCGCTCCTGCTCGTGACCGAGTGGAACGAGTTCCGCCAGCCGGACCTGGCGCGCCTGAAGCAGCTCATGGCGCAGCCGGTGCTGTTCGACGGCCGGAACGTGTGGGACGCCGCCAAGGTCCGCGCGGCCGGGTTCACCTACTACGGCGTGGGGCGGGCGGCGGAGTCGTAG
- a CDS encoding glycosyltransferase family 2 protein, whose protein sequence is MPPSLSVVTICLNDRAGLEATLDSVIGQTYRDLEVVVVDGGSTDGSLDAIRAREPRIARWVSEPDGGIYEGQGKGAALAKGEWLLFLNAGDRLAAPDALERLMTPRPVEDVVYGDVWMERGGRLRPWRAPDHPSVLHLMRSMLPHQATAFRRALFLRLGGYDLSFRIAADYDLLLRALVEARATTRHVPHLVAIHNGEGVSNDPARTPRLREERARIQEKVLPEAVREDWRVYEAVESQLPGRRVRAWFRPMARPLRRLSRALRRMPDTGGTHRPDAAKAPKG, encoded by the coding sequence ATGCCCCCCAGCCTCTCCGTCGTCACCATCTGCCTGAACGATCGCGCCGGGCTCGAGGCCACCCTCGACAGCGTGATCGGCCAGACCTACCGCGACCTCGAGGTGGTGGTGGTGGACGGGGGCTCCACCGACGGCAGCCTGGACGCGATCCGCGCCCGGGAGCCCCGCATCGCGCGCTGGGTGTCCGAGCCGGACGGCGGCATCTACGAGGGCCAGGGCAAGGGCGCCGCGCTGGCAAAGGGCGAGTGGCTGCTCTTCCTCAACGCCGGCGACCGGCTCGCCGCGCCCGACGCGCTCGAGCGGCTCATGACGCCGCGCCCGGTCGAGGACGTCGTGTACGGCGACGTCTGGATGGAGCGCGGCGGCCGCCTGCGGCCGTGGCGGGCGCCGGACCACCCGAGCGTCCTGCACCTGATGCGCAGCATGCTCCCGCACCAGGCCACCGCGTTCCGCCGCGCGCTGTTCCTCCGCCTCGGCGGCTACGACCTCTCCTTCCGGATCGCCGCCGACTACGACCTGCTGCTCCGCGCGCTCGTCGAGGCGCGCGCCACCACCCGCCACGTCCCGCACCTCGTCGCCATCCACAACGGCGAGGGCGTGTCCAACGACCCCGCCCGCACGCCGCGGCTGCGCGAGGAGCGGGCGCGCATCCAGGAGAAGGTGCTGCCGGAGGCGGTGCGCGAGGACTGGCGCGTGTACGAGGCGGTCGAGTCGCAGCTCCCCGGCCGCCGCGTGCGGGCGTGGTTCCGGCCGATGGCGCGGCCGCTGCGCCGGCTGAGCCGCGCGCTGCGCCGCATGCCGGACACCGGCGGCACGCACCGCCCCGACGCCGCGAAGGCGCCGAAGGGCTGA